The Branchiostoma floridae strain S238N-H82 chromosome 8, Bfl_VNyyK, whole genome shotgun sequence genome has a segment encoding these proteins:
- the LOC118421070 gene encoding eEF1A lysine and N-terminal methyltransferase-like translates to MDLLPRSHTEFSSADYWDRFFKKRGEKAFEWYGEYPELCGILHKYIKPQEQALVVGCGNSRLSEDLYDVGYRGLTNVDISDVVVRQMTERNAEKRAEMKFLQMDVMQMDFPDSSFSAVLDKGTLDALMPDSLSETQERVTRMFDEVGRVLKVGGRYVIITLAQEHILKKLMQYFPQEGWITRVHKVSDSDRETSQKEMPLPVFIFVFTKFRKMPQMNKILEVCLDGTDTMQRLSCEEDVVKAVKERQHYAMLRQQLQNRGLEGETVSLELFSSSSSSSVPKYILHIVDTDTVRAADRQFAVFIVPQGREVEWLFATDDGRRQLAETAGFRRLVVVSLQREHPYETMAEIQKELSAKVMELAPPGFNRKIQVPFLSVGQDIGTRTVCYEGTSDFSGPYIVEDVEGEEGVIYRNLIFLSNRNAVQSQARMVQENLPKKKGRRRAGKKLVVDFGYLACQHHRVMVAGLGCLPNVRELMDRRLDVVLVGLGGGGLPLFLHKHFPKIQIDVVELDQSILQVAEGWFGFQQDDRMRVHIADGLIYLEEQAKQASSSSHVVILDVDSKDVTTGMSFPPQPFVEKECLKNIKDILHEDGLFILNLSCRNMTLRASVVETVRSIFPRILSKKIEDEVNEILFCFPCEKDVHESGDAIRTADVSLEELGNLKESIGVIQKVAKGCSQRWDQTLELTEQLEGLKLV, encoded by the exons ATGGACCTGTTACCCCGCAGCCACACAGAATTCAGCTCGGCTGACTACTGGGACAGGTTCTTCAAGAAGAGGGGAGAGAAGGCGTTTGAATG GTATGGAGAATACCCAGAGTTGTGCGGAATCCTCCACAAGTACATCAAGCCTCAGGAACAGGCGCTGGTTGTCGGGTGTGGCAACTCTCGGCTCAGCGAGGATCTCTATGACGTGGGTTACCGCGGGCTGACCAACGTGGACATCAGCGACGTGGTGGTGAGGCAGATGACGGAGAGGAATGCGGAGAAACGGGCGGAAATGAAGTTTCTACAGATGGATGTCATGCAG ATGGATTTCCCAGACTCCAGTTTCAGCGCGGTGCTGGACAAGGGCACGCTGGACGCCCTGATGCCTGACAGCTTATCAGAGACCCAGGAGAGGGTCACGCGGATGTTTGACGAGGTCGGCAGGGTCTTAAAGGTCGGAGGTCGCTACGTCATCATCACCCTGGCTCAGGAACACATCCTGAAGAAGCTCATGCAGTACTTTCCTCAGGA AGGCTGGATCACCAGAGTTCACAAGGTGTCGGACAGTGACAGGGAGACGTCTCAGAAGGAGATGCCTCTTCCTGTCTTCATCTTCGTCTTTACCAAGTTCAGGAAGATGCCACAGATGAACAAG ATTTTAGAGGTGTGTTTAGATGGCACAGACACCATGCAGAGGCTGTCCTGTGAGGAGGATGTGGTGAAAGCTGTGAAGGAGAGACAACATTACGCCATGCTGAGACAACAGCTACAGaacag AGGACTAGAGGGAGAGACAGTGTCCCTAGAGTTGTTCTCCAGTAGCAGCAGCTCTTCTGTACCCAAATACATCCTGCACATCGTGGATACAGACACAGTCAGGGCTGCTGACAGGCAGTTCGCTGTCTTTATTGTCCCTCAGGGAAG GGAGGTAGAGTGGCTGTTTGCTACAGATGATGGTCGGAGACAGCTGGCAGAGACCGCAGGGTTCAGGAGACTGGTGGTGGTCTCCCTGCAGAGGGAACATCCGTATGAGACCATGGCTGAGATACAGAAGGAACTGTCAGCCAAGGTCATGGAGCTGGCACCTCCGGGATTTAACAGGAAAATACAG GTCCCCTTCCTGTCAGTAGGCCAGGATATTGGTACCAGGACCGTGTGTTACGAGGGTACCAGCGACTTCAGCGGTCCATACATAGTGGAGGATGTGGAGGGGGAGGAGGGAGTCATCTACAGAAACCTCATCTTTCTGTCCAACAGGAACGCTGTGCAGTCTCAGGCCAGGATGGTGCAAG AGAACCTTCCCAAGAAGAAGGGCCGACGCAGAGCAGGGAAGAAACTGGTGGTGGATTTTGGGTACCTGGCCTGTCAGCATCACAGAGTCATGGTGGCTGGACTGGGCTGTCTGCCTAATGTTAGGGAACTAATGG ACAGGAGACtggatgttgtgttggtgggtCTGGGTGGAGGTGGTCTTCCTCTGTTCCTACACAAACACTTCCCAAAa ATCCAGATTGATGTAGTGGAGCTGGACCAGTCCATTCTGCAGGTTGCAGAGGGGTGGTTTGGGTTCCAGCAGGATGACAGGATGAGGGTACACATCGCTGATGGACTGATCTACTTGGAGGAGCAGGCAAAACAAG CCAGCAGCAGTTCCCATGTGGTGATCCTTGATGTGGACAGTAAGGATGTTACCACAGGGATGAGTTTCCCTCCACAGCCATTTGTCGAGAAGGAGTGTTTGAAAAACATCAAGGACATCCTACATGAGGATG GTTTGTTTATCCTGAACCTGTCGTGTCGTAACATGACCCTGCGGGCATCAGTCGTCGAAACCGTCAGGTCTATATTTCCCAGGATCCTCAGCAAAAAGATCGAGGATGAAGTGAACGAAATTCTCTTCTGTTTTCCTTGCGAGAAGGACGTTCATGAGAGCGGTGACGCCATACGCACAGCGGATGTTTCCTTGGAGGAGCTGGGTAATCTTAAGGAGTCTATAGGAGTTATTCAGAAGGTGGCAAAGGGCTGTTCCCAGAGATGGGACCAGACTCTGGAGTTAACAGAACAGTTGGAGGGGCTCAAGCTGGTGTGA
- the LOC118421903 gene encoding inosine triphosphate pyrophosphatase-like produces the protein MDDDVDDGDDDGNDAAADENDYVDDDDDDDVNDGDVPEYQGEPDDISRAKAREAAKQIQGPCVVEDTCLCFNALGGLPGPYIKWFLEKLGPEGLYRMLTGWEDKSAYAMCTMAFSPGKPEDDVLLFKGIAPGKIVDPRGSRDFGWDPCFQPDGFEKTYGEMTKEEKHGISHRGRAVRAMQEYFLKQAEQNS, from the exons ATGG atgatgatgttgatgatggtgatgatgatggtaatgatGCTGCTGCTGATGAGAATGattatgttgatgatgatgatgatgatgatgttaatgATGGTGATG TACCAGAGTACCAGGGAGAACCAGATGACATCTCCAGAGCCAAGGCAAGGGAGGCAGCAAAACAG ATCCAGGGCCCCTGTGTAGTAGAAGACACATGTTTATGTTTTAATGCACTAGGAGGACTTCCTGGTCCATACAT AAAATGGTTCCTGGAAAAGCTTGGACCAGAGG GCCTGTACCGTATGCTGACAGGGTGGGAGGATAAGTCAGCCTATGCCATGTGCACCATGGCATTCTCTCCTGGTAAACCTGAAGACGATGTGCTGCTGTTTAAAGGCATTGCACCG GGTAAAATTGTGGATCCTCGAGGTTCAAGAGACTTCGGCTGGGATCCCTGCTTTCAGCCAGATGGGTTTGAGAAAAC TTACGGTGAGATGACAAAAGAGGAAAAGCACGGGATCTCCCACCGGGGGCGGGCGGTACGAGCCATGCAGGAGTACTTCCTTAAACAAGCGGAACAGAACAGCTGA